In the Syntrophorhabdaceae bacterium genome, one interval contains:
- a CDS encoding YMGG-like glycine zipper-containing protein: MRKGLLLIIMIITVSFLTVSCASTGYNTQKGAAIGAGVGALAGQVIGGNTASTLIGAAVGGLAGVIGGNAVDQSVTNEKIDAASRQPTSTAAAYPAGGQSLEGPPGQWVDVPGQWVDGKWVPSHKVWVPVNP; encoded by the coding sequence ATGAGAAAAGGTCTCTTGTTAATAATAATGATAATAACAGTAAGCTTTCTGACCGTTTCCTGCGCCTCGACGGGTTATAACACCCAGAAAGGCGCAGCGATCGGCGCCGGCGTGGGCGCCCTGGCAGGACAGGTAATCGGCGGCAATACGGCTTCAACGCTCATCGGTGCGGCAGTAGGCGGACTTGCCGGTGTTATCGGGGGGAATGCCGTCGATCAGAGCGTTACAAATGAAAAGATCGATGCCGCGTCACGACAACCAACGAGCACAGCCGCCGCGTATCCTGCGGGGGGCCAGTCCCTTGAAGGCCCTCCGGGACAGTGGGTTGATGTTCCCGGGCAGTGGGTCGACGGGAAATGGGTACCTTCCCATAAAGTGTGGGTGCCGGTTAATCCATGA
- a CDS encoding periplasmic heavy metal sensor yields MTLLIPFLLLLLFVPPLYGQNSYSEFERGLGLTNSQKTQVEGIRNRYINEWRALKQESIKKRLELQELNKNPAANPERVDKLRSEIGDIEQSRDSLYHQYRGEVSRTLNKEQRERYNSFCDTEQRHGVRSFRQRRYGR; encoded by the coding sequence ATGACGCTACTCATCCCATTCCTCCTCCTCCTCCTTTTCGTGCCCCCTCTCTACGGACAGAACTCCTATTCCGAGTTCGAGAGGGGGCTCGGACTCACCAATTCCCAGAAAACACAGGTGGAAGGGATCAGGAACAGATATATCAACGAATGGAGGGCGTTAAAACAGGAATCCATAAAGAAACGCCTCGAGCTTCAGGAGCTTAATAAAAATCCCGCAGCGAATCCTGAAAGGGTCGACAAACTCCGCAGCGAGATCGGGGACATAGAACAGTCAAGGGATAGCCTCTATCATCAGTACAGGGGGGAGGTATCGAGAACCCTTAATAAGGAACAGAGGGAAAGATATAACAGCTTCTGCGACACCGAGCAGAGACATGGGGTGCGCTCTTTCCGGCAGAGAAGGTATGGGAGATAA